AACTACGAAATTAATCCCAGAAATTTTCTTATCAATTTTTGCAGGGTTGTAAATCGGAAAATCATTTTTAGGATATGTGATGCAGTGACTCAAAACAAGTGTTATTAAGATAAAGAAAAGAATATTTAATTTTTTCATTTTAATTCCTGATGCTTTTTACGGGTAATTTATGATATTCAATTTCCTTTGCAGATTTGTCCAATAAAATTAAAAGTAAGTGTATTTCTTACCGTGATATTTTAACGGAAAATCATAAAATAGATCCACTTCGACTTTCTCAATCAAAAATCCGACGTAAGTACTCTTCCAAATTGATACGGATTGGCATGAGATACGCATTCATTCCATTCGCTGAACAATATGTGAGTACGTCCTTTGCAAACTTCACATTCCATTCCAAACTCGGACGAAACTCTTTTGGAAAATAAGCACGATTCCTTGATTCCCAATAACTTTGTGATTTTTCAGTGACCACGGGACTTACACCGATGTATACTTCTGTCCCTTTCAGTTTTTCAGAGAATATATCAACAAGTCTCATATCAAAAAAAGGTTGTGTCAAAAATCCATCGGCTCCTGCATCTTTCTTCATTTCTATGTAGTCAAATTCGTCTTTGATTCCAACGCGGTACTGGTCAATGGCGGCATACACTTTCAGGTGTTGTATTTCTTTTTTTAGTTTTTTAATGAGTTTAACCGATGTTGTTGGGTAAACTTGTTTTGACATATCAGTCGGTGGATCACCTTTGATCACAACCACTGAGGCAATTTGGAGTTGTTGGAGAGTTTTTACCAAAGATTCACAATTGTCTAAGTCAAAATCAATCGCACGAATGTGTGGAATGACATTAGGGAAAACTGGTCGAACCACGGATGCAACATCCCAACTTCTATTTTCAAAACGTAACAAATCGGGAATGTTAATGCCTGTGATTTGGTGAAAGTTATTTTTTACAAATCCTACTTCCTGTAATACAATAGATACATCACGTGGAACAACTTCTAATAGGATTTGATTCATAACATGTCTTATGGGAATTTCAGAAAATGACTTCTTTACTTAATCCTAAACAAATTTTAAAAATCTACATTCCTAAAACTCGAAATTAGCTTAAAATAGGTAGCAAAAATGTTAATTAAAGTTATACGCACTTGCTATCCTATTCTATTAAAGGAACTTTTCATTCAATCTCTAAAATTTCAATCATATTCAAAATTAGAGAGATCACTTACGTATACCTTTTCAAAAAAGAATCTTAAAATGAAAAATTGAATTATTCTTGGCAAGCATATTCAATCTGCCATTCCGTAACGTTTCTAGTGTTCGATGTTTGGGTTGAATGAATCGCAACATTTGTATTTGATTTTGCAAAACCATTATTATTTCGTTGCGCATTCATATTTGTATTTTGATTTACATTCGTTGTACTTCCTACTACAACTTCACCTTCTTGCAGAATTTTAACTTGTTTTGTTCCGCAGTTGGTTGCCATGAATCGATTTGCCTCTTCTTTGGCTTCTGCTGATTTTAATAACCCTTGTGTAAGTGCCACGGTTCCACCTTCACCTGGCCTGGAATTAACAACTCTTGCTGTGGCGCAGTGCATGATTGATAGAGCTAAAATACCAATGGTTATAAAAGTAAATTGTTTCAAGTTAAATCTCCTATTTTGGTTTTTATACTAATTTCTGAAATCGAAAGTCAATGCAAAAAGTGTCATCTCTTCAGAAATTCGGACTTTGTACAAACCGTTTCCAAGATAAATCCACATCCATTTTGGAAATATTCTCTTTTTTACGTGAAATACGAAATTGATGACTTTGGTAGATTGGCATAGAATCTTCGTTAGACGAAACTTCTTCATTCTGTGTTCCAAGTGGAAGTGAAGAAGGAATGAATGGTTCTCTCTGTTCTTTCCATACAATCAAGGTTTCTTCAGTCGGACAACTTACTTCCCCACAACTGACTTCTAAGATTTCCAATTCCGCCTCTTTGGGAATGGTTGTGTAGGTGGAAAGCCACTCGGCAAGTTTTGGATGAAAAGGAAACCCTGAAGAAAGTTTCCCTTTTGTTACTGATTTCCATCCATGCGCGTGAGAAGATTTTGAATCTACCATAGTGATCTCCATTTTAGCCCATCCATCACAAATGATTGTTAGAATATAACAATCATTTGTATGAGGTTTTATCCTTTAGACTTCCTGGATGGGTCGTAGTTTAGAATCGGAGACAACCAACGTTCCACTTCAGATTTTTCCATTTCTTTCATTTTAGCGTAAGGTTCTACTTGGTCTTCGTTGATTTTCCCAATTGCAAAATAACGCGCTTCAGGGTGTGAAAAGTAATACCCACTCACACTACTTGCAGGCCACATTGCACAAGATTCAGTGAGTTTGATGCCTGCATTTTTTTCGACATCCAAAAGTTTCCAAATTTTGCGTTTTTCTGTATGGTCTGGACAAGCAGGATAACCAGGTGCAGGACGAATCCCACGATACTTTTCACGGATCAAATCTTCAGTGGTTAAATTTTCGTCTTTTCCAAAACCCCACTCTTCTCGCATTTTATGGTGCATGTATTCCGCAAAAGCTTCTGCAAAACGATCCGCTAATGCTTTCACTAAAATCGAATTGTAGTCATCATGTTTCACTTCATAGGTTTTTGCTAATTCTTCAATACCGTGGCCTGCTGTGACTGCAAAATAACCAATATAATCATTTTTGTTAGTTTCTTTTGGAGCGATAAAATCCGCCAAACTATAGTTAGGCTGGTTTGACATTTTTGTTGTTTGTTGGCGTAACATTGGGTAAAATCCCAATGATTTTTGTTTGGTTTCATCTTCAAAAATTTCCACCATCTCCCCATGGGAAACAGCTGGGAACATACCGACAACAGCTCTCGGTTTGAGGTTTGGATTTTCCAACATTTCTTTTAAGATACTTTGGGCATCATTGTACAAGGAAGTGGCTTCTTTACCAATCACTGGGTCTTTCAAAATTTGAGGGAAACGCCCTTTTAATTCCCAAGCCAAAAAGAAAGGTGACCAGTCAATGAATGGTAACAAGTCATTTAATGTAACATTTTCAATAACCTTTACGCCCGTAAAACTTGGCTTTGGTGGAGTGTAAGAATCCCAATCTGCTACAAATTTGTTTTTGATGGCATCCGCAATTGGAAGGATATTACGCTCACTTTCTCTGGAATAAAACTCTTCGCGAATCCGAGCTTGTTCTTCCGTGATGGTTTTCGCATACTCTTTTGATGTTTGAGGATTTAAGACACTATTCATCACATTCACTACACGAGACGCATCCATCACATGTAATACAGGTTGTGAGTATTGTTCAGCAATTTTCACCGCCGTATGGGCAGGAGAAGTGGTAGCACCACCGATGAGAAGAGGTACCTTAAACTCCAATCGTTCCATTTCTTTTGCCACATAAACCATTTCATCTAGAGATGGTGTGATAAGACCAGATAAGCCAATGGCTGCTACATTTTCTTTTTTGGCAGTTTCCAATATTTTTTCGCAAGGTACCATGACACCAAGATCAATCACCTCATAATTGTTACATGCGAGTACCACACCCACAATATTTTTCCCAATATCATGAACATCACCTTTTACAGTAGCGATGAGGAATTTTGCTTGTTTACTTTCGTCTTTTTGATTTCGTTTTTCCTCTTCCATAAATGGCATGAGGTATGCGACAGCCTTTTTCATTACCCGCGCACTTTTTACCACTTGTGGCAAAAACATTTTACCAGCACCAAAAAGTTCCCCTACCACCTTCATCCCGTTCATGAGAGGGCCTTCGATGACATCAAGAGGTTTTGCTAAACTTTTCCTTGCTTCCTCTGTATCTTGGGTTACAAATTCGTCGATCCCTTTCACTAGAGCATGTGTGAGTCTTTCTTCTACTGATCCACTGCGCCAAACATCATCCTTTTTTTGAACTTTTGCTTCACCATGGAAACTTCCAGCAGCATCGATCAATCGTTCAGTCGCATCTGGTCTTCGATTCAGTAAAACATCTTCCACTAACTCGAGTAAGTCTTTCGGAATTTCTTCGTAAACTTCTAACATCCCTGCATTGACAATTGCCATGTCCATTCCTGCTTGGATAGCATGGTACAAAAAGGCGGAATGCATCGCTTCCCTAACAGGGTTATTCCCCCGGAAAGAAAAGGAAATATTACTAAGTCCACCAGATACCTTCGCACCTGGGCAAACCTTTTTAATCTCACGAGTCGCTTCGATAAAATCGACAGCATAATTATTATGTTCTTCAATCCCTGTTGCAACCGTAAGGATGTTTGGATCAAATATAATATCCGTAGGTTCAAAGTCTAACTTCGAAACAAGTAAGTCATAAGCACGTTTACAAATTCTGACTTTGTCATCTTTGGTTGCCGCCTGTCCTTGTTCGTCGAAAGCCATTACAATTGCTGCCGCACCAAATCTTTGGATAGTGCGTGCATGGTTTAAAAATACTTCTTCCCCTTCTTTAAGGGAGATTGAGTTTACGATGGGTTTCCCTTGGATACACTTAAGTCCTGCAAGGAGAACTGACCATTTGGAGGAATCAACCATAAAAGGAACACGGGCAATGTCCGGCTCCCCTGCGATTAAATTCAAAAACTTTGTCATCGAAGCTTCTCCATCGAGAAGCGCCTCATCAAAGTTAATGTCAATGATATTGGCACCAGCTTGTACTTGTTGTAAGGCAACCTGTACTGCTTCTTCAAAATTTCCATCTAAGATGAGTTTTTTGAACTTCGGAGAACCTGTGACGTTATTTCTTTCCCCAACGTTGATAAACCCTTGGTCTTTGGTAAGCTTAAGAGGTTCGAGTCCCGCAAAGGCACTGAGTTTTGGTTGTTCTTTTAAGGAACGAGGTTTGATCGAACTAACGGCTTCTTTTGCAGCACGGATGTGAGCAGGTGTGGTACCACAACAACCACCAACGATGTTTAAAAATCCTGCTTCACCGAAATTTTTCATCCAACCACCAAATTCTTCTGGTGTTTGGTCATACCCACCAAATGCGTTTGGAAGGCCTGCATTTGGGTAACAAGATACATAACAATCAGCAACACGAGATATTTCTTCAATATAAGGACGCATCTCACCTGCACCGAGCGCACAGTTGATTCCAACAGCAAGTGGTTTTGCATGTTTGATGGAAATGTAAAACGCTTCACCCGTTTGACCAGAAAGGGTTCTACCAGATGCATCGGTAATGGTAACCGATAGGACCACTGGGATACGAATGTTTCGTTCTTCAAATACCTTTTCAATGGCATAGATACATGCCTTTAGATTCAAAGTATCGATATTGGTTTCTGGTAATAATAAATCCACACAACCATCGAGTAATGCAGATACCTGTTCATGGAAACAATCAACTAATTCATCAAAGGTGACAGCACGAAATGCAGGGTTATTTACATCAGGAGAGAGAGATGCTGTTTTGACAGTTGGTCCAATCGAACCTGCAATAAAAACATCTGTTTTCCCAGTTTTTGCTTTGAATTTTTCGACTGCATTTTTTGCGCACTGAACGGCTGCTAGGTTTAAGTCCCTTACTGCAGATTCCATTTTGTAGTCTGCTTGTGAGACAATGTTGGAACTAAAGGTATTGGTTTCGATAATATCCGCACCAGCTTCCAAATACTCTAAGTGGACAGATTCAATGATATCTGGTCTTGTGATCGCAAGAACATCATTATTTCCTTTAATCGAAACAGGCCAATCCTTAAACCTGTCACCACGGAAATCATCCTCCTCAAGTGAGTGCCTTTGGATCATGGTTCCCATGGCACCATCTAAAACTAAGATTTTTTCCTTGAGTAACTTTAAGAGGGTTTTAGAAGAAGGATTGGTATATTCAAATTTCATAATATTTATGTATATAATTAGATCAGTAGATTAAAATAAAAGTGGGCGATTACTTTCATAATCCACCCACAAGGTTAATTATTTACTCGGGTCGGAACATTTTGCACCTTTGAGTGGTGGTTTTGTTGTTACGATTACCGGGAATTTATTTGCTTCTTTTGCGTTCACTTCAATTGACGGTTTGTGTTTTTCAGGAACATCATAGTCCGGAAAAATCGCATCAATCGGGCACTCGTATTGGCAGGCATTACAATCAATACAAGTATCTGGATCAATGTACAAAGTGTCCGGAGCTTCGTGAAAAGCTTCAACAGGACAAACTGCAGCACAACTCGTGTATTTACAATCAACGCAAATTTCAGTTACAACATACGCCATGAGAAACTCCCAAAGCCCTTTTCAGATTCACCAAAAAGGGCAATATTTTTAGTAGCGGTAATGGTCCGGTTTGTAAGGACCTTCTAAAGGAACACTGATGTAATCAGCTTGTTTTTGAGTGAGTTTTGTCAAACGAACACCCAACTGCTCCAAATGAAGTGCAGCTACCTTTTCATCCAAGTGTTTTGGAAGGCGATACACACCCAACTCATATTTCGTAGTATAAAGTTCAATTTGAGCCAAAACTTGGTTCGTAAAGGAACTAGACATCACAAATGATGGATGGCCTGTTGCACAACCTAAGTTCACAAGACGACCTTCCGCAAGAACGATGATGGATTTACCATTTGGGAAAGTGTATTTGTCTACTTGGGGTTTAATTTCTTTTTTAATAACACCTTTTTCAGAATTCAAACGTGACATTTGAATTTCTGTGTCAAAGTGACCAATGTTACAAAGGATTGCTCCGTCTTTCATCGCTTTCATATGTTCAAGAGTAATGATATCATCATTTCCAGTTGCAGTCACAACGATGTCTGCGTTTTCAATCACATCTTCCACGCGAAGCACTTGGTATCCTTCCATCACTGCTTGGAGTGCACAAATAGGATCGATTTCAGTAACGATCACACGTGCTCCAAAGTTACGAAGGGATGCTGCAGAACCTTTTCCAACGTCTCCGTATCCACAAACAAGAGCTACTTTTCCAGCAAGCATCACGTCTGTTGCACGTTTGATTCCATCAGCAAGTGACTCACGGCAACCATAAAGGTTATCAAACTTTGATTTTGTGACAGAGTCGTTTACGTTGATTGCAGGGATTTTTAAAGTTCCCGCTTTTAATTTTTTATGAAGTGCAATCACACCTGTAGTTGTTTCTTCAGAAACACCCTTGATGTCTGCAAGTAGTTGTGGGTATTTTTCATGGATAAAATGTGTTAGGTCATGTCCATCATCTAGGATCATGTTTGGACCTTTGCCACCATCAAAAAATAGTGTTTGTTCAATACACCACCAGTATTCTTCTTCCGTTTCGCCTTTCCATGCGAATACAGGGATACCTGCTTTTGCAATAGCGGCTGCAGCATGGTCTTGTGTTGAAAAAATGTTACAAGAGGACCAACGAATGTCAGCACCTAATGCGCTCAAGGTTTCAATGAGAACCGCTGTTTGGATTGTCATGTGAAGAGATCCGCAAATTCTTGCACCTTTGAGTGGTTTAGAAGTTCCGAATTCTTTACGAAGAGCCATAAGACCTGGCATTTCTTTTTCTGCCAAAATGATTTCTTCTCTTCCCCATTCTGCAAGAGAGATATCCTTCACTTTATATGGCAATCGTTCCGATTTTGTTTCAGTTGCTGTGGACATTTTGTTTCCTTATTCCTTTGTTGCTTTGATTGTTAAAATTTTAAAACTTGATTCTGTTTGGATTTCTCCAATGGATTCGACTTTAAAACCTGCATTCGATAACCATGATTCAAATAATTCTGGTTCAAACCCAAGCCATAAATCCGCAAAATTATCTCTCATGTATTCCGCATTGTGTCTCTCTAAATCGACAATACACAAAACGCCACCAGGTTTTAATACACGGACAATCTCTTCTAAGACTGTAGGTGGATGAGAAATATGATGCATAACCATAGATGCTACTACCGCATCGCAGGAGTTAGATGAAAGTGGCAAATGTTCCATAGGTGTTTGGATTAGACTCACACTTGGATTTTTTGCAAAATGAATGGATGCATTTTCAATCATACGGGAAGAGTTATCAACTCCCGTAACATGTTTTGCTTTATTCAATAAAAAAGGAATAAGACCCCCAGGCCCACATCCCAAGTCGACAATGTTTTCGCAAACAGGTAACTCTTGTAAAATCCATGAACGATAGAGTTTTGGGTGTAAGGTTTCTTCCTGTAATTTTTCCCAACTCTCAGCAACTCCATCAAAAAATGATTTCGATTTTTTTTCACGAGCTTCTAAAATTTGATGAACCATTTTTTGGTCCTTTTCTCTGGAGGGAAGTTCTTCTTTATAAGATAACAATAATTTGGTGAGCTCTAATGGGAATTTGAATCCAAATCCCTCTTCATCTGGTAAAAAACTGTAAACCAGACTGCCTTCGCGCCTCGAACCGATAAGCCCTGCTTCCGTCAGGATTTTTAAATGGCGGGAGATCCGTGATTGGCCCATACCCAAAATTTCCACCACTTCATTCACGGAAAATGCCCCAAAACTTAAGATATGGAGGATCCGAATCCTCGTTTCATCAGAAATCGCTTTCGTGGCTGCAAGGATTTGTGAGGCACTGCGGATGGATTGAAGGGTTTCTGTTGCCATTTCCAAGATATCTACATATCAAGAAATCTTGATATGTAGATTCTAAGCAACCAAAAAATGCACTGCCCCCAAAAATGGGGACAGTTTTCGGGGGAATCTAAGAGATTTTAAAGAAGTTGATCTTTCTTTTTAGGGTTTCCGCTAAGTTTGCGATCCCGTTGGCAGTCGCAGTCATTTCTTCCAGGCCTGCGGCAGTCCCTTGGGTGAGGTCATTGATGCTAAAAATAGCTTGGGCAACCTCCCCAATCGCATTTTTTTGTTCTTCCATGGAGAGTCGGATCGCCTGGCTGATTTGGTTCACCTTGTCCACCTCTTCCCCTACCTTTTGGTTGATGATGAGCTGTTCTTTGGTGCTTTTTTCAATGGTGTCCGTCATTTCATCAAACGAAGTCACACCCTGGATGATCCTTTGGATGAGAGAGATGGTGGTTTCAATCGTGTCTCGACCACTTTCAATTTCCTTTTCGTTTGCTTGGATGAGTTCACCTATGTCATTGATTGAAATGGCAGTTTTTTCGGCGAGTTTCCCAATTTCATCTGCAACCACAGCAAAGCCACGACCATATACCCCCGCTCTTGCTGCTTCAATAGCAGCGTTTAACGCAAGTAAGTTGATTTGCTCTGAAATATTATTAATGATTTCGATCACACTTCCAATTTCTTCCGAACTATTGCTGATTTTGGAAATGGAATTCCGCATCGAATCAAGTGATGATTGTCCTAATTTTGCTTCCTCGGAAATTTGATTCACATCCTGTGATGCCTTTCCCACTTGTTTGCCGGTAGCTTCAATGAGACTCGAAAGTTCTGCCATTTTTGCTTTCAAAAAATCAACTTTGCGGAACTGGTCTTCTGCTTGGGCATCAACATTTTGAACAGCAGCAGAAATTTCTTCAATGGAAGCAGAGATTTCTTCAGCAGAAGCAGCTTGTGTTTGCGCATTCGATGACAACATATTCAGCGATGCTGACATTTGTTCCGCGGAGGAAGCCAAATCTTCAGAGAATGCTTGGTTGGAACCAACTACTTCAATGATTTGTTTGAGTGTTGCATTTAGTCCACGAGAAAGGCGAGCAAATTCATCGGAAGATTCCAACTTTACTTTGGTTCGTAAATCTCCCACTTCTACATTTTGTAAAACCTTCCCAATTGTTTTCATCGGATGGAACCTTGCAGAAAACAACATATAAATGGAAAGTGCGATGACTATCGATCCAATTAAACTAATAACAGTTAAACCACGCAAAGAAGACAAACTTTCTACTTCAATTTCTTTGAGATCTATGGTAGAAAAAAACTGTAATCCATACTTAGTGCTGACTTTTCTTCGGAGTAAAAATGTTGAACCCTCCCAAGGGTTACGAAAGGAATCCGTTTCTCCAGC
The Leptospira levettii genome window above contains:
- a CDS encoding ArsR/SmtB family transcription factor produces the protein MATETLQSIRSASQILAATKAISDETRIRILHILSFGAFSVNEVVEILGMGQSRISRHLKILTEAGLIGSRREGSLVYSFLPDEEGFGFKFPLELTKLLLSYKEELPSREKDQKMVHQILEAREKKSKSFFDGVAESWEKLQEETLHPKLYRSWILQELPVCENIVDLGCGPGGLIPFLLNKAKHVTGVDNSSRMIENASIHFAKNPSVSLIQTPMEHLPLSSNSCDAVVASMVMHHISHPPTVLEEIVRVLKPGGVLCIVDLERHNAEYMRDNFADLWLGFEPELFESWLSNAGFKVESIGEIQTESSFKILTIKATKE
- a CDS encoding methyl-accepting chemotaxis protein yields the protein MNLFKRYKRSFIMASQVFSLGVVVPIGIALILFYVDLSSTQIKTFLGASVLAALITLLLPSFIFPKKLESIKKGLLELESQSEKNPETYTKVWDTIARMPVIGAAVGASQWALAIPIVFIPVLYLPETSKSDGFYIICSLILTALLNIIISFVFLEKASHIVLDDDIFQSELNDRITPYYRNLKNTVPVMFSFMVMVLSIFLLIYSFNVNAKALEKAFSNQLYNFNQSNEAGINVYFEAVENTLKDVASLPSIKQALETRNYKLAVPALEKAYGDTQLLLENAFIASFEEGIPIVASGLPGGASVGYKLVANPEVAENIKASKEGKSHVGVAVKSPFNGQIVIMITTPVKNANGTVVGFVGMPFLVGKAMESFLKNVKIGSTGYSFLLDRDSTMVYHPNPKYLMSSFKGSEFEKLAMNAGETDSFRNPWEGSTFLLRRKVSTKYGLQFFSTIDLKEIEVESLSSLRGLTVISLIGSIVIALSIYMLFSARFHPMKTIGKVLQNVEVGDLRTKVKLESSDEFARLSRGLNATLKQIIEVVGSNQAFSEDLASSAEQMSASLNMLSSNAQTQAASAEEISASIEEISAAVQNVDAQAEDQFRKVDFLKAKMAELSSLIEATGKQVGKASQDVNQISEEAKLGQSSLDSMRNSISKISNSSEEIGSVIEIINNISEQINLLALNAAIEAARAGVYGRGFAVVADEIGKLAEKTAISINDIGELIQANEKEIESGRDTIETTISLIQRIIQGVTSFDEMTDTIEKSTKEQLIINQKVGEEVDKVNQISQAIRLSMEEQKNAIGEVAQAIFSINDLTQGTAAGLEEMTATANGIANLAETLKRKINFFKIS
- the metH gene encoding methionine synthase, which produces MKFEYTNPSSKTLLKLLKEKILVLDGAMGTMIQRHSLEEDDFRGDRFKDWPVSIKGNNDVLAITRPDIIESVHLEYLEAGADIIETNTFSSNIVSQADYKMESAVRDLNLAAVQCAKNAVEKFKAKTGKTDVFIAGSIGPTVKTASLSPDVNNPAFRAVTFDELVDCFHEQVSALLDGCVDLLLPETNIDTLNLKACIYAIEKVFEERNIRIPVVLSVTITDASGRTLSGQTGEAFYISIKHAKPLAVGINCALGAGEMRPYIEEISRVADCYVSCYPNAGLPNAFGGYDQTPEEFGGWMKNFGEAGFLNIVGGCCGTTPAHIRAAKEAVSSIKPRSLKEQPKLSAFAGLEPLKLTKDQGFINVGERNNVTGSPKFKKLILDGNFEEAVQVALQQVQAGANIIDINFDEALLDGEASMTKFLNLIAGEPDIARVPFMVDSSKWSVLLAGLKCIQGKPIVNSISLKEGEEVFLNHARTIQRFGAAAIVMAFDEQGQAATKDDKVRICKRAYDLLVSKLDFEPTDIIFDPNILTVATGIEEHNNYAVDFIEATREIKKVCPGAKVSGGLSNISFSFRGNNPVREAMHSAFLYHAIQAGMDMAIVNAGMLEVYEEIPKDLLELVEDVLLNRRPDATERLIDAAGSFHGEAKVQKKDDVWRSGSVEERLTHALVKGIDEFVTQDTEEARKSLAKPLDVIEGPLMNGMKVVGELFGAGKMFLPQVVKSARVMKKAVAYLMPFMEEEKRNQKDESKQAKFLIATVKGDVHDIGKNIVGVVLACNNYEVIDLGVMVPCEKILETAKKENVAAIGLSGLITPSLDEMVYVAKEMERLEFKVPLLIGGATTSPAHTAVKIAEQYSQPVLHVMDASRVVNVMNSVLNPQTSKEYAKTITEEQARIREEFYSRESERNILPIADAIKNKFVADWDSYTPPKPSFTGVKVIENVTLNDLLPFIDWSPFFLAWELKGRFPQILKDPVIGKEATSLYNDAQSILKEMLENPNLKPRAVVGMFPAVSHGEMVEIFEDETKQKSLGFYPMLRQQTTKMSNQPNYSLADFIAPKETNKNDYIGYFAVTAGHGIEELAKTYEVKHDDYNSILVKALADRFAEAFAEYMHHKMREEWGFGKDENLTTEDLIREKYRGIRPAPGYPACPDHTEKRKIWKLLDVEKNAGIKLTESCAMWPASSVSGYYFSHPEARYFAIGKINEDQVEPYAKMKEMEKSEVERWLSPILNYDPSRKSKG
- the ahcY gene encoding adenosylhomocysteinase — translated: MSTATETKSERLPYKVKDISLAEWGREEIILAEKEMPGLMALRKEFGTSKPLKGARICGSLHMTIQTAVLIETLSALGADIRWSSCNIFSTQDHAAAAIAKAGIPVFAWKGETEEEYWWCIEQTLFFDGGKGPNMILDDGHDLTHFIHEKYPQLLADIKGVSEETTTGVIALHKKLKAGTLKIPAINVNDSVTKSKFDNLYGCRESLADGIKRATDVMLAGKVALVCGYGDVGKGSAASLRNFGARVIVTEIDPICALQAVMEGYQVLRVEDVIENADIVVTATGNDDIITLEHMKAMKDGAILCNIGHFDTEIQMSRLNSEKGVIKKEIKPQVDKYTFPNGKSIIVLAEGRLVNLGCATGHPSFVMSSSFTNQVLAQIELYTTKYELGVYRLPKHLDEKVAALHLEQLGVRLTKLTQKQADYISVPLEGPYKPDHYRY
- a CDS encoding ferredoxin family protein, whose translation is MAYVVTEICVDCKYTSCAAVCPVEAFHEAPDTLYIDPDTCIDCNACQYECPIDAIFPDYDVPEKHKPSIEVNAKEANKFPVIVTTKPPLKGAKCSDPSK
- a CDS encoding methylenetetrahydrofolate reductase; this translates as MNQILLEVVPRDVSIVLQEVGFVKNNFHQITGINIPDLLRFENRSWDVASVVRPVFPNVIPHIRAIDFDLDNCESLVKTLQQLQIASVVVIKGDPPTDMSKQVYPTTSVKLIKKLKKEIQHLKVYAAIDQYRVGIKDEFDYIEMKKDAGADGFLTQPFFDMRLVDIFSEKLKGTEVYIGVSPVVTEKSQSYWESRNRAYFPKEFRPSLEWNVKFAKDVLTYCSANGMNAYLMPIRINLEEYLRRIFD